The window TTTGTCAATTCAGGGTTCTGCATATCTGGCGGAAAAAATGTCACCCGCCGTTATTTCTTTAATAAAAAATCCCGCCGGATTTTGACATCAGTCAAGTTATTCCTGTACATTATAGTTATATTGGTTTTCAGAAGCTGATACTAACAGGAGAAACAAATGATCAACGCCAATATAACCGTTTATGAACTTTCAAAACAACACCCCGCCGCTTTCAGCCTTTTTCTGAGCAAAGGGTTCGACAACTTTAAAGATGACAAAACACTGGCATCCGCAGGCAAGTTCCTTAAACTGGAAACAGCCATCAAACAGAAAAACTATGATGTTCAGACATTTCTGAACAGCCTTGCCGAAATAGAGAAGAACAACGACGCATCTGTGGACGTTACCCTCAAGGAGCAGACAAAGAAGGGCGACATCACCCTGAAAGGTCTTCTGCCCTGTCCGGTGCGCCTGCCCCTGCTTGAAAAGATAGACGCCTTTGCAAACGAAGTGAAGGAGCAGACCGGACTTTCAGTGGCATATGATTTCATCGCCGCCGCACAGGGTCAGGGATGGCTTGAGGAGAACGTTGTTGGCATCAAGGCCGAGAACGTGCCCGACCTGTTCGTTTCTGCCGGATTCGACGTTTTCTTCGATGAGCGTTCATTCGGTCAGCATGTTAAGAACGGAATGTTCGAGGACATGACAGGCGAATGCCACGACTATCTGGCGCAGATGAAAGACCCCAGAGGCAACTACGGCATGGTGGGCGTTGTTCCCGCAGTGTTCATGGTTAACCTTGACGCACTTGGCGAAAGAGAAGTGCCCAAAAGCTGGGCGGACATCCTTTCCCCCGCATTCGAGAACAGCGTGTCTCTGCCCGTTGGCGACTTCGACCTTTTCAACTCTCTGCTGGTGCACATCCACCATATGTTCGGCGATGAAGGTGTGGAAAAACTGGCCAAGAGCATGATAATGTCCATGCACCCCGCACAGATGGTCAAAAACGCAGGCAAAAAGACAGAGGCGAAGCCCGCTGTCACCATTATGCCCTATTTCTTCACAAAAATGCTGTTCGGCAGCAAATCCGTTGCGATAGTCTGGCCTGAGGAGGGCAGCATAGTCAGCCCCGTGTTCATGCTCACCCGCAAGGACAGAAAAGATATAATCAAACCCGCCGCCGATTTCCTCTACGGAAAAGAGACCGGCGAGATAATGGCTCACAAGGGACTTTTCCCCGTGCTGAATAAAGAAGTGGACAACAGACTCCCCGCCGATGCAAAATTCTGCTGGATGGGCTGGGATGCGATATACGCAACCGACATGGGCAGTCTGCTTGAAAGACTGAACAGCCTGTTCAACTCAAAACTGGAGGCATAATAATGAGATTCGTAACCGTAAGCGGCCCCCCCTCTTCGGGCAAGACCGCAGTCATTCTGAAAACGGTGGAGAGCCTCCGCCAGAGGGGACTGAAAGCGGGCGTGGTGAAGTTTGACTGTCTCTACACCGACGACGACAAGCTCTATGAGCAGAAGGGTATACCCGTTAAAAAAGGTCTTTCCGGCGCACTCTGCCCCGACCACTATTTCGTGAGCAACGTCTCCGAGAGTTTCGAATGGGGCAAAAAGCAGGGAATAGACATTCTGATAAGCGAGAGTGCAGGGCTTTGCAACAGATGCAGCCCCCACATAAAAGAGATTCTGGCTGTGTGCGTCATCGACAACCTGTCGGGCATCAACACACCCAAAAAGATAGGTCCCATGCTGAAATCAGCAGACATAGTTGTCATCACCAAAGGGGACATTGTTTCCCAGGCCGAGCGTGAGGTTTTCGCCTCAAGGGTCGCCACGGTGAACCCTACAGCGAGCATCATGCATGTTAACGGAATTACAGGACAGGGCGCATTCGAGCTTTCAACCCTGTTTGCGGACGAAAAGACCGAAACCGAAACACTGGACGGCAAGAGCCTTCGTTTCTCAATGCCTTCGGCTCTCTGTTCCTACTGCCTCGGCGAAAAGAGGATAGGCGCAAAATATCAGATGGGCAACGTCAGAAAAATGGATGTGGACAATGGATAGACAGCAGATACTTAACAAACCCTTTGCGGAACTTCTGGCTGAAATGCCCTTTGCAGGCGACTTTTTCGAATCTCAGGGTTTTGAGGCTCCGAGTGGTTCTGTGAAAGACTTTATAGATGATCTCACCGACACACAGCTTGAGGACATGGGAATCGAGCCTTCGGAGTTCGTGAACAACTTCATGACCTTCCTTGAGGCTGTGGGTTCAATGACCGAGAGAACGTCTGTGATAAGCAGCCTTACTATAACAGGCGGAATCAACAAAAAGGGCGAGGACGAAAACTTTGAGCTTGAGATAAAGGCCGGAGAAATAATCTGTATCGTAGGACCCACAGGCTCAGGCAAAAGCCGTCTGCTGGCGGATATCGAATGGATGGCAATGGGTGACACGCCCACTAAGCGCCGCATAAAAATAAACGGAAACGACCCCGACAAGAGCTGGAGATTTTCTCCCGAGCACAAGCCTGTGGCACAGCTGTCCCAGAACATGAACTTTGTAATGGATCTGACAGCCAGAGAGTTCGTAAGGATACATGCGGAGAGCCGCTTCGTTCAGAATCCTGACGAGAAGGTGGAGCTTATCATCGAAAAGGCAAACGAGCTTGCAGGTGAAAAGTTTGACGGCGACACCCCTGTGACATCCCTTTCCGGCGGACAGTCAAGGGCGCTGATGATAGCCGATACGGCCTTCCTCAGCAAATCCCCCATAGTTCTCATCGACGAGATAGAGAACGCTGGTATCGACCGCAAAAAAGCGCTTGATCTGCTTGTAGGCGAAGAGAAGATAGTTCTTATGTCCACCCACGACCCCATACTGGCTCTTATGGGTGACAAAAGGCTTGTTATAAAGAACGGCGGTGTGGCGAAGATAATCGCAACGTCCGCAAAAGAGCGTCAGAACCTTGAACAGCTTCAGGAACTTGACAAAAAACTCCTTGAGCTTCGCAACAGAGTGAGAACAGGCGACGTTCTGGAAGAGATATGAAAAAAGAGAAGAGGGTGGTCAAGGACGCCAAAGTCCTGACCGCCTTTATTAAAGTATATTGCAGGGAGAACCACGGCGGACAGGAATTGTGCGATGATTGCCGTGGGGTGCTGGAATATGCCCTGCGTCGCAACGAAAAATGCCCCCTCGACCCCAAACCCAAGTGCAAAGACTGCAAAATTCACTGCTATAAGCCCGAAATGCGTGAGAAGATTCGCCGGATAATGAAATTCAGCGGCATCTGGTATATTAAGCGTGGGAGGCTGGACTGGGTCTGGCATTACTTTTTTTAATGTTGTAAGTCTCATAAAGGCAGAGATTCTTCGTTTCACTCAGAATGACGGGAAATTTGCGTCATTGCGAACCTGCGTAAGCAGGTGCGGCAATCTCATCAGTTGAATCTACGAAAATGTAAATCCCCCTTAATCCCCCTTTGTTAAAGGAGGAGACAAAACTGAAACCCTTGTTTACGGTAATCACAAACATCGTCACTCTGAACGAAGTGAAGAGTCTCATAAAGGCAGAGATTCTTCGTTTCACTCAGAATGACAGTACGCAGTCTTCCATATCCAGTCTGCATGATGCTGATACTTCGATAACTTATGGTGGAAGTTTGCCACGCCTGCGGCTCGCAAAGACGATATAGCCTATCGTCACTCTGAACGAAGTGAAGAGTCTCATAAAGACAGAGATTCTTCGTTTAACTCAGAATGACGGCGAATTTTGTGTCACTGCAAACCCTGCCAAAGCGGCAGAAAGACTTGTAAACGCCTGTTTATAAGCGTATAATCCGACCCATGACAGATAACCCCACCCCCAGATATGACAACGAGACAAGGGGCATCGCAATGATGCTCGGTGCGTCCGTGTGTTTCGCTTCCATGGGGTATTTCATAAAAAAACTTACCGCCGATTTCTCCACCATGGAGATAATCTTCATGCGCAATCTGATAACCATGCTTATCATATTCGGCGCAATGGTCATCGTTCGTCCGGTGAGCCGTGGCGGAAAACCTTTTCTGCTTCTGATGAGAGGGGTTTACGGCATCGGAGCAATGATTGCCTATTTCTATGCCATCAGCGTTATGCATCTCGCATCCGCCGCAACCTTTTCCAAAACTTCGCCTCTGTTCACG of the Seleniivibrio woodruffii genome contains:
- a CDS encoding nitrous oxide-stimulated promoter family protein: MKKEKRVVKDAKVLTAFIKVYCRENHGGQELCDDCRGVLEYALRRNEKCPLDPKPKCKDCKIHCYKPEMREKIRRIMKFSGIWYIKRGRLDWVWHYFF
- a CDS encoding ABC transporter substrate-binding protein gives rise to the protein MINANITVYELSKQHPAAFSLFLSKGFDNFKDDKTLASAGKFLKLETAIKQKNYDVQTFLNSLAEIEKNNDASVDVTLKEQTKKGDITLKGLLPCPVRLPLLEKIDAFANEVKEQTGLSVAYDFIAAAQGQGWLEENVVGIKAENVPDLFVSAGFDVFFDERSFGQHVKNGMFEDMTGECHDYLAQMKDPRGNYGMVGVVPAVFMVNLDALGEREVPKSWADILSPAFENSVSLPVGDFDLFNSLLVHIHHMFGDEGVEKLAKSMIMSMHPAQMVKNAGKKTEAKPAVTIMPYFFTKMLFGSKSVAIVWPEEGSIVSPVFMLTRKDRKDIIKPAADFLYGKETGEIMAHKGLFPVLNKEVDNRLPADAKFCWMGWDAIYATDMGSLLERLNSLFNSKLEA
- a CDS encoding ATP-binding cassette domain-containing protein, translating into MDRQQILNKPFAELLAEMPFAGDFFESQGFEAPSGSVKDFIDDLTDTQLEDMGIEPSEFVNNFMTFLEAVGSMTERTSVISSLTITGGINKKGEDENFELEIKAGEIICIVGPTGSGKSRLLADIEWMAMGDTPTKRRIKINGNDPDKSWRFSPEHKPVAQLSQNMNFVMDLTAREFVRIHAESRFVQNPDEKVELIIEKANELAGEKFDGDTPVTSLSGGQSRALMIADTAFLSKSPIVLIDEIENAGIDRKKALDLLVGEEKIVLMSTHDPILALMGDKRLVIKNGGVAKIIATSAKERQNLEQLQELDKKLLELRNRVRTGDVLEEI
- a CDS encoding GTP-binding protein, producing MRFVTVSGPPSSGKTAVILKTVESLRQRGLKAGVVKFDCLYTDDDKLYEQKGIPVKKGLSGALCPDHYFVSNVSESFEWGKKQGIDILISESAGLCNRCSPHIKEILAVCVIDNLSGINTPKKIGPMLKSADIVVITKGDIVSQAEREVFASRVATVNPTASIMHVNGITGQGAFELSTLFADEKTETETLDGKSLRFSMPSALCSYCLGEKRIGAKYQMGNVRKMDVDNG